The following coding sequences lie in one Spea bombifrons isolate aSpeBom1 chromosome 5, aSpeBom1.2.pri, whole genome shotgun sequence genomic window:
- the CBLN2 gene encoding cerebellin-2 has product MDLGMNGAGERAGVSLKTLKWEQSWSFLRVAKVALSMVLMFAPPTVHAQNDTEPIVLEGKCLVVCDSNPSSDGAITSSLGISVRSGSAKVAFSAIRSTNHEPSEMSNRTMTIYFDQVLVNIGNHFDLASSAFVAPRKGIYSFSFHVVKVYNRQTIQVSLMQNNYPVISAFAGDQDVTREAASNGVLLHMERADKVHLRLERGNLMGGWKYSTFSGFLVFPL; this is encoded by the exons ATGGATCTTGGGATGAATGGCGCAGGAGAGAGAGCTGGTGTCTCGTTAAAGACCTTGAAATGGGAGCAGAGCTGGAGCTTCCTCCGAGTTGCTAAAGTGgcgctgtccatggtgctgatgTTTGCGCCACCTACAGTCCATGCTCAGAATGACACAGAACCTATCGTGCTGGAAGGAAAGTGCCTGGTGGTCTGTGATTCCAACCCGTCCTCTGACGGAGCCATCACCTCTTCTTTGGGTATCTCTGTCCGTTCTGGAAGTGCCAAAGTGGCGTTCTCGGCAATTAGGAGCACCAATCATGAACCCTCTGAGATGAGCAATCGCACCATGACTATCTATTTCGATCAG GTGTTAGTAAACATTGGTAACCATTTTGATCTGGCATCCAGTGCATTTGTAGCACCAAGAAAAGGAATTTACAGCTTCAGCTTTCACGTGGTGAAAGTGTACAACAGACAGACTATCCAG gtaAGCCTAATGCAGAATAACTACCCAGTAATTTCAGCTTTTGCTGGTGATCAGGATGTTACCAGGGAAGCAGCCAGCAATGGAGTTCTTCTGCACATGGAGAGAGCAGATAAAGTCCATCTAAGACTGGAAAGGGGTAACCTCATGGGAGGGTGGAAATATTCGACCTTTTCTGGCTTTTTAGTCTTTCCTCTATAA